Below is a genomic region from Candidatus Bathyarchaeota archaeon.
ATTAAACCTGGCTATAAGCGTCTTCCGATTAAAAATTACCCAATAGCAGTTACCTTTGCAAAGATAAATGATAAATTAATTGTTGACCCGTGGCTTGAAGAAGAAAACGTTATGGACGCCAGGTTGACCATAACCTTCGAAAAGGAAGGAAAAATCTGCGCCTTACAGAAAGGTGGAAGCGGCCACTTCACGCCGAAACAAATTTTAGAAGCCGTTAAAATAGCCTCTGAAAAATCCGAAGAACTCAGAAAACTCGTGGTGAAAAAATAATGGGACGAAGAACCAAAAAGATTGGGCCTCTCAGGGGATTCGGAGCCAGATACGGAGCTACAGTTAGAAAGCGGTATAGAAATATAGTTGAAGAAATGAGAAAGCCGCACAGATGCCCTCAATGCGGGTTTAACGCTGTAAAAAGGAAAAGTGTCGGAGTTTGGGTCTGCAGAAAATGTGGATTCACATTTGCGGGTGGAGCCTACACGCCATTCACAAAAATTGGCGCAGTTGCAAAAAGAGCTGCTACTTCTGCAATGACGTCTATTGAGGGAATGAGGCCGGCTCTAGCTGAGGAAACCGAGGAGGAAAAGTGATTTTAATAACAACTTCTAGGAGGCCGACAAGGAGAATTAGAACTTTCTGCAACGACCTAGCACGTTGCATACCAAATTCCATAAGGGTTAACAGGGGTAAACTAAGCCGCGAGGGAGTAGCAGAAAAAGCCATGGAAATTAATGCAGACCGAATAATAATAGTGAACCGCTGGAAAGGAGGCCCTGGGAAAATCGAATTTTTCAAACTTAATGAAGGCTTAGTTGGTGTTCCTCCGCTGCTCTATATTAGGGGGATAAAACTTCAGAGGGAGATGGGCTTCCCGAAGACTAGACCCTTCCGTTCCTTAGCAATTACAGCAGTTTACACTTCTAATGAAGAGG
It encodes:
- a CDS encoding 50S ribosomal protein L37ae, with amino-acid sequence MGRRTKKIGPLRGFGARYGATVRKRYRNIVEEMRKPHRCPQCGFNAVKRKSVGVWVCRKCGFTFAGGAYTPFTKIGAVAKRAATSAMTSIEGMRPALAEETEEEK